Proteins from a single region of Echeneis naucrates chromosome 2, fEcheNa1.1, whole genome shotgun sequence:
- the LOC115056042 gene encoding uncharacterized protein LOC115056042, protein MAAVCQPRRALVEIPAPQPKIAARMRRSYLEILSARLAPSSLPRGRHAAANTKHVHSMNLPIGGVWSGRIEEHCEKMDEHHTPLSKHQLVQLIRSLILVEQSQEPRVLASDLKYLQEDLQLKKANVYRSIPYSRFGSNRDAHCYRKAYPHLVAFKVSCQEWGQVLLRNKEWDALLEHTLMAWRYTSELPQWDTTTHNALREQCYSILAAHSLTALQHYHPEPNRGSELLRRLKMAQLHNQSIVPCIQELQRTMGCSDDSSMDRK, encoded by the exons ATGGCAGCTGTGTGCCAGCCACGACGAGCCCTGGTGGAAATACCTGCCCCGCAACCAAAAATCGCCG CTCGGATGAGGAGATCATACCTTGAAATTTTAAGTGCTCGATTGGCTCCATCTTCACTTCCAAGGGGGAGACATGCAGCTGCAAACACCAAGCATGTACACTCAA TGAACCTTCCCATCGGCGGGGTGTGGAGTGGGAGAATAGAGGAGCACTGTGAGAAGATGGATGAGCATCATACACCACTTTCCAAACACCAACTTGTGCAGTTAATCAGGTCCCTCATCTTGGTTGAGCAG AGCCAAGAGCCCAGAGTCCTGGCCTCGGACTTGAAGTATCTCCAGGAAGACTTGCAACTAAAGAAGGCAAATGTTTACAGGTCTATTCCCTACTCTCGTTTTGGCTCCAATAGAGATGCTCACTGCTACAGAAAGGCATATCCCCACCTGGTGGCATTCAAG GTTTCATGTCAGGAGTGGGGCCAAGTTCTTCTAAGGAACAAAGAGTGGGACGCTTTGTTGGAGCACACATTGATGGCGTGGCGCTACACCAGCGAGTTGCCACAGTGGGATACAACGACCCACAATGCTCTCAGAGAACAGTGTTACAGCATTCTGGCAGCTCACAGCCTCACTGCTCTGCAGCACTACCATCCTGAACCCAACAGGGGAAGCGAGCTGCTCAGGAG GTTGAAGATGGCTCAGCTACACAACCAATCCATTGTGCCTTGTATTCAGGAGTTGCAGAGGACTATGGGATGTTCTGATGATTCCTCCATGGATAGAAAATGA
- the LOC115050600 gene encoding FERM and PDZ domain-containing protein 4-like, translating into MDMFGFSKIPKLSGHKNKTSGWPPPGPGSWSGLQGPPYSWDSMNSTREGRDCLTNQVSQNSSLEEVHVDGAPPTPRLVEMRRDPVLGFGFVAGSEKPVVVRSVTPGGPSEGKLLPGDEIIMINDEPVSSAPRERVIDLVRSCKESIMLTVVQPYPSPKSAFISAAKKAMLKSNPVKVRFAEEVIINGQVPNPVKDNALLFMPNVLKVYLENGQTKSFRFDSSTSIKDVILTLQEKLSIKCIEHFSLMLEQRTEGSGNKLLLLHEQEMLTQVTQRPGSDKMKCFFRISFVPRDPVELLRRDAVAFEYLYVQSCTDVVLERFGPELKYDAALRLAALQMYILTMTTRQSQKVSLKYIQKEWGLSLFLPPTVLSSMKEKNIKKALTHILKTNQNLVPPGKKLTALQAKVHYLRYLSELRLYGGREFKSILLQGEKQTDVTLLVGPRYGISHVINARTNLVALLADFSHVNRIEILTEDDVNVRLELHVLDVRPITLIMESSDAMNLACLTAGYYRLLVDSRRSIFSMAHCNSTGGDDSSQERVLEWPYSTSLGDSEEPSPSRGEVYIRDSEYSDNGQRENSISPYFHEPQNPDRDIGPRRSPLPPPLPPATRHKPQDSPRSAKVSFIFGGDQPLNKPKNLGYERLLESPEVPEHRPPYLHNNTDFRLQDRAPFQFSGLTHVYSNITSEEGGEEPLLRDLFYRDTTDDAEDDDDASCEEDSTGGTPVGDDRADGDQNCGNKGGGLAMAAGKATFLTISGSTDDIIDLTSLPPPEGDDSVDDDDDDTLLQTLNLAIAAPPPGFRDSSDEDAAPEGRPLSTRDNDDIPVSLIDAIPTHGDGEASRGGERRLENAVMNTLQALEALSVSEQRPPPPPPTSNNSGVYTSQGFSPESSSDSGNETNSSEMTEISELVATHRLSESHMRLLVATREGYQPLLEEKTEFPVSPSAGGTVQKKPLSPTQHLQPPAVPPRRSPQLDTASSGPDSLEVRPQMNLSSTLQRPCSTTPGGKHHRKSADSSGKYNTFSTREGHRSEVSITRSHFDLDRTSFCERGQSQGRQNSFLVENSAGEGLRVNSLPHDNHRIPRPASATSDRMLDVVNCGPDNGAGTVEQDEHLVVASLLSPAKKSRSGGSDQGSDIQSDHQPISRQQSVARLCEYHLAKRISSLQGEAHSSLQGSLCSSLDAGASTNSSACATPTDSPLGPGAAESKHHHLQRHPLSSSSSSLLRVLNYEENKPGTPHSVPGPSTQGKDLHPHADPALLRKMLPNIHPPAAGAEPGRAALATPSKHKETTGAGNRKPHNDLHAKQQASFKGMNQKEGSEAYRQLINYLTVSQMHQGGKLHSAGMGGAMKKDTRRFITSNPQLVEMVKNRGNTAARCPCMPSSVSSPFLSPNLAIQNSAAMQLANKNPRPYHSATLPAKLKRSPEMHAHRPSDCVDFRPVTAERRSSFSGLESELERSGMDPEHFLSLYKTEGCISRDGGFITDGNREGGSTKNRPPPRSRSQPSGSTEDWLKPDPRAKHAFRQSPRPNDSLCFPATASVGGQQADLNSISLGRGDHPSAFIRQASTGRACIASPTPNLQSPSPPPPPPPPPPPPPLSLPVQANTGSSNSGFTQDPIHSLQSRQTQNHIQAVTPTLPPTDLFGSSLQRGRELKRSSSNVTASSGSVEVLFDKPTRSRSQQPLLPSVAQQGETKVQRRPTRKRLSKSYSQGSVSSHTTCWSTGSRVDSRRASVAFPLQKDAKHLKGSQKLDTSPWRCNGPFSYCFFKRKSEVEEDEIEWERPRRSRGGNDNNSDGAAAAILPCGSAVDAAGEQLYGEVLNNMSFSDRLARINALKDRMYGFPSGFTDVRRDASELIALVRSSVGRCDRGAQMPIQDVSQFKQLLSVESKELGRACRRMAQAHGSPEEMLLAVTCSFQVLCCLCEACMCLVRGLRASGSHQQREVVAKVDEVVMNYICLLKAAEAATVGAPGEHSVKALVRHSSTMSAIANALTRSLKTLLSK; encoded by the exons CCAAGTGTCCCAGAACAGCTCCCTGGAGGAGGTCCACGTAGATGGGGCGCCCCCGACCCCTCGCCTGGTGGAGATGCGACGGGACCCGGTGCTGGGCTTTGGCTTTGTGGCAGGCAGTGAGAAACCAGTGGTGGTCCGCTCTGTCACACCTG gcGGTCCATCTGAAGGGAAGCTGTTGCCAGGCGATGAGATCATCATGATCAACGATGAACCTGTCAGCTCAGCTCCCAGAGAACGAGTCATCGACCTTGTTAG GAGCTGCAAAGAATCCATTATGTTGACTGTTGTCCAACCGTATCCT TCCCCTAAATCAGCGTTCATCAGTGCAGCCAAAAAAGCCATGCTCAAGTCCAATCCGGTCAAAGTGCGCTTTGCAGAGGAGGTCATTATAAACGGCCAGGTTCCA AACCCGGTGAAGGACAATGCTCTGCTGTTCATGCCAAATGTCTTGAAGGTCTACCTGGAGAATGGACAGACAAAGTCTTTTCGCTTTGACAGCAGTACCTCaatcaag gatGTGATCCTGACCCTGCAAGagaagctgtcaatcaaatgcaTCGAGCACTTCTCCCTCATGTTGGAGCAGAGGACAGAGGGCTCTGGAAACAAACTGCTTCTCCTGCATGAACAGGAGATGCTAACTCAG GTGACCCAGAGGCCCGGCTCTGACAAGATGAAGTGTTTTTTCAGAATCAGCTTTGTTCCCAGGGACCCCGTGGAGTTACTTCGGAGAGATGCTGTGGCGTTTGAATACCTCTATGTACAG AGTTGCACCGATGTGGTTTTGGAGCGGTTCGGCCCAGAGCTGAAATATGATGCTGCTTTACGTTTGGCTGCACTGCAGATGTACATCCTCACCATGACAACCAGACAGAGCCAGAAAGTCTCCCTAAAATACATCCA AAAGGAGTGGGGTCTGTCTCTATTCCTGCCTCCCACTGTGCTGTCCAgcatgaaggagaaaaacatcaaGAAGGCTCTGACACACATCCTCAAAACCAACCAGAACCTCGTGCCTCCAGGGAAAAAA ctgacaGCTTTGCAGGCCAAGGTGCATTACCTGAGGTACCTCAGTGAACTCAGACTTTATGGAGGGAGGGAGTTCAAATCAATACTTTTG CAAGgggagaaacagacagatgtgaCGTTGTTAGTAGGACCCCGCTATGGCATCAGTCATGTTATCAATGCCCGCACCAACTTAGTCGCCCTATTGGCCGACTTCAGCCACGTTAACAGGATTGAGATTCTCACTGAGGATGATGTCAACGTCCGGCTGGAGCTCCATGTACTGGATGTCCGA CCCATTACACTGATCATGGAGTCAAGTGATGCAATGAACCTGGCCTGTCTGACAGCAGGCTATTATCGCCTCCTAGTGGATTCAAGGAGATCTATCTTCAGCATGGCACACTGCAATAGCACTGGAGGGGATGAcagca GTCAGGAGCGTGTTCTGGAGTGGCCATACAGCACATCTTTAGGGGACAGTGAGGAGCCTTCACCCAGCCGGGGAGAGGTCTATATAAGGGACTCTGAGTATTCAGACAACGGGCAGAGGGAAAACAGCATCTCTCCTTATTTCCACGAACCCCAAAACCCTGACAGAGACATTGGGCCGAGGAGGAGTCCActgccccctcctcttccccccgCTACCAGACACAAACCTCAAGACTCGCCCCGGAGTGCCaaagtgtcatttatttttgggggagaCCAACCCTTGAACAAGCCTAAGAACTTGGGCTATGAAAGACTGTTAGAGAGCCCCGAGGTACCTGAGCACAGACCGCCCTACTTGCACAACAACACGGACTTTCGGCTACAGGACAGGGCGCCGTTTCAGTTCAGCGGTCTGACACATGTCTATAGTAACATTACAAGTGAGGAAGGTGGCGAGGAGCCACTGCTGAGGGATCTGTTTTATCGTGACACGACGGATGAtgcagaggatgatgatgatgcttccTGCGAAGAAGACTCGACTGGGGGGACCCCGGTGGGTGATGATAGAGCAGACGGGGATCAAAACTGTGGAAACAAAGGGGGAGGGTTAGCCATGGCAGCTGGCAAAGCTACCTTCCTCACAATCTCTGGTTCTACCGATGACATCATCGACCTGACGTCACTCCCTCCTCCTGAGGGAGACGACAGCGTcgatgacgacgacgatgacACGCTGCTGCAGACACTCAACCTTGCAATCGCAGCTCCACCGCCGGGTTTTCGGGACAGTTCAGATGAGGACGCAGCACCCGAAGGAAGGCCTCTTAGCACACGTGACAACGACGACATCCCAGTGTCGTTGATTGATGCCATCCCAACGCATGGGGACGGGGAAGCGagcaggggaggggagaggaggctGGAGAATGCAGTCATGAATACCCTACAGGCGCTGGAGGCACTGTCTGTGTCTGAACAGCggcctcccccaccaccacccaccagTAACAATTCAG gtGTTTATACATCTCAAGGCTTTAGCCCAGAGTCATCCTCAGATTCAGGCAATGAGACCAACTCCTCAGAGATGACTGAAATTTCTGAACTGGTTGCAACTCACAGACTCAGCGAGAGCCACATGCGTCTGCTGGTCGCGACCAGGGAAGGATATCAACCTTTGCTTgaggaaaaaactgaatttcctGTCTCACCCAGTGCAGGAGGAACAGTACAGAAGAAACCCCTGAGTCCCACACAGCACCTTCAGCCTCCTGCAGTTCCTCCAAGACGGAGCCCCCAACTGGATACAGCGTCATCAGGGCCCGACAGCTTGGAGGTGAGGCCCCAGATGAACTTATCATCCACTCTGCAGCGACCTTGTTCCACGACTCCTGGAGGCAAACATCACAGGAAGTCGGCAGACTCCAGTGGGAAGTACAACACCTTCAGCACAAGGGAAGGGCATCGTAGTGAGGTCAGCATCACTCGCAGTCATTTTGACTTGGACCGCACTTCATTTTGTGAGAGAGGGCAAAGTCAAGGAAGACAGAACTCTTTTTTAGTGGAAAATTCTGCCGGTGAGGGGCTCAGAGTGAACAGTCTGCCCCACGATAATCACAGAATTCCCCGCCCTGCTTCTGCTACCTCTGATCGCATGCTGGATGTTGTTAACTGCGGACCAGACAATGGAGCTGGGACTGTTGAGCAAGATGAACATCTAGTTGTAGCATCATTGCTTTCTCCGGCAAAGAAATCAAGGTCAGGAGGGTCCGACCAGGGATCGGACATACAAAGTGACCATCAGCCAATTTCGAGGCAGCAGAGTGTTGCACGGTTGTGTGAATACCATTTAGCAAAGAGGATTTCAAGTTTGCAAGGAGAAGCCCACAGTTCACTGCAGGGTTCTTTGTGCTCATCACTGGACGCTGGTGCTAGCACCAATAGCAGTGCCTGTGCCACCCCAACTGACTCACCACTGGGCCCTGGTGCAGCTGAATCAAAACACCACCATTTGCAACGGCACCCACTTTCCAGTTCCTCTTCATCATTACTCAGGGTGCTAAattatgaagaaaacaaacctgGAACCCCTCACAGTGTCCCTGGCCCGAGCACTCAGGGGAAAGACCTCCACCCTCATGCAGACCCTGCCCTACTTCGGAAAATGCTACCCAACATTCACCCCCCTGCTGCTGGGGCTGAACCAGGCCGGGCCGCCTTAGCCACACCATCAAAGCATAAAGAGACCACAGGGGCTGGAAATAGGAAGCCTCACAATGATCTGCATGCTAAACAACAGGCCTCTTTTAAGGGGATGAACCAGAAGGAAGGCAGCGAGGCTTACAGACAGCTGATTAACTATCTGACTGTCAGCCAGATGCATCAGGGAGGGAAGCTGCATAGTGCTGGCATGGGAGGGGCGATGAAGAAGGACACCAGGCGCTTTATCACAAGCAACCCTCAGCTTGTTGAAATGGTTAAGAATAGAGGAAATACGGCTGCTCGCTGCCCATGTATGCCTTCCTCCGTGTCATCACCTTTCCTCAGCCCAAATTTAGCAATTCAAAATTCAGCCGCCATGCAGCTCGCAAATAAAAATCCACGGCCATATCATTCCGCCACACTTCCTGCCAAACTCAAGAGAAGTCCTGAAATGCATGCTCACAGACCGAGTGACTGTGTAGACTTCAGGCCAGTGACTGCTGAGAGGAGAAGCTCCTTTTCTGGCCTGGAAAGTGAGCTAGAACGAAGCGGCATGGACCCAGAGCACTTCCTGTCGCTGTATAAAACAGAGGGCTGTATCAGCCGTGATGGGGGATTCATCACAGATGGAAACCGCGAAGGTGGGAGCACCAAAAACCGCCCCCCGCCTCGGTCAAGAAGCCAACCCAGTGGTAGCACAGAAGACTGGTTAAAACCTGATCCAAGGGCAAAGCATGCATTTCGTCAGTCTCCTCGTCCGAATGATTCTCTTTGCTTTCCTGCAACGGCCAGCGTAGGTGGTCAACAAGCAGACCTCAACAGCATCTCACTAGGAAGGGGAGACCACCCATCAGCTTTCATCAGGCAGGCTTCCACCGGCAGAGCTTGCATTGCATCTCCAACTCCAAACCTGCAATCGCcatctcctccaccaccaccacctcctcctcctcctcctcctcctctgtctctaccTGTGCAAGCTAACACTGGCTCCAGCAACTCAGGATTCACGCAGGATCCCATTCATTCCCTCCAGTCCCGGCAAACACAGAACCACATTCAGGCTGTTACCCCAACTCTGCCACCAACAGATCTCTTCGGCAGTAGCCTCCAAAGGGGCAGGGAGCTCAAACGCAGCTCCAGTAATGTGACTGCCAGCTCTGGTAGTGTGGAAGTTCTGTTTGATAAGCCCACTCGAAGCCGGAGCCAGCAGCCCTTGTTACCATCTGTGGCCCAGCAAGGCGAGACCAAAGTACAACGAAGGCCAACAAGGAAGCGGCTCTCCAAGAGCTATTCCCAAGGCTCAGTATCCTCCCACACCACATGCTGGTCTACTGGCAGTCGGGTCGACAGTAGAAGGGCCTCTGTGGCTTTTCCATTGCAAAAAGATGCTAAACACTTGAAGGGCTCTCAGAAACTTGACACCAGTCCCTGGAGATGCAACGGGCCTTTTAGCTACTGTTTCTTTAAACGAAAGAGTGAGGTTGAAGAGGATGAGATTGAATGGGAGAGGCCTCGACGAAGCAGAGGTGGGAATGATAATAATAGTGATGGTGCCGCTGCTGCCATATTGCCCTGTGGCTCAGCGGTGGATGCGGCCGGGGAGCAGCTGTATGGGGAGGTCCTGAATAACATGAGCTTCAGTGACCGCCTTGCACGAATCAATGCCCTCAAGGACAGGATGTATGGTTTCCCTTCAGGCTTCACTGACGTCCGCCGTGATGCCAGTGAGCTCATTGCACTGGTGCGGTCCAGTGTAGGTCGCTGCGATCGCGGAGCCCAGATGCCAATCCAGGACGTCTCCCAGTTCAAGCAGCTCCTCTCTGTGGAGTCAAAAGAATTAGGCCGGGCGTGCCGGAGGATGGCACAGGCCCATGGTAGTCCTGAGGAGATGCTGCTAGCTGTAACCTGTAGCTTCCAGGTCCTGTGCTGTCTCTGTGAAGCTTGTATGTGTCTGGTTCGGGGGCTCAGAGCCTCGGGCTCACACCAACAGAGAGAGGTTGTGGCAAAGGTCGACGAGGTTGTCATGAACTATATCTGTTTGCTCAAGGCGGCTGAGGCTGCCACAGTGGGAGCACCGGGGGAGCACAGCGTCAAAGCCCTGGTCCGCCACTCCAGTACCATGTCGGCCATTGCTAACGCACTCACCCGCTCCCTTAAAACGTTGCTTAGCAAGTAG